A genomic region of Dehalococcoidia bacterium contains the following coding sequences:
- a CDS encoding helix-turn-helix domain-containing protein, protein MATKTASEATETRPTRWLTLGEACKLLGVNESTLRRWADAGHVRSFRTPGGHRRFSEEDLRALIEGHTAERRASYRDLGQLALARIRRRLQRGRAQAAEWYTNLPEAARERLRPLGRRLVALVSDYLGRGSQRGRLLEEAREVALEYGRELKGEGVPLRAALEAFVFFRRGLTDSAVELCQRNNLSAEEAVEVWDLLSTLADQVLLALADAYSQDGQQG, encoded by the coding sequence GTGGCGACTAAGACGGCGAGCGAAGCTACCGAGACCAGGCCCACGCGCTGGCTGACCCTGGGCGAGGCCTGCAAGCTGCTGGGCGTCAACGAGTCCACCCTGCGGCGCTGGGCAGACGCCGGCCATGTGCGCTCCTTCCGCACACCGGGCGGCCACCGCCGTTTCTCGGAGGAGGACCTGCGCGCCCTGATCGAGGGTCACACGGCCGAGCGCCGCGCCTCCTATCGCGACCTGGGGCAGCTGGCCCTGGCCCGCATACGCCGCCGGCTGCAGAGGGGTCGCGCCCAGGCCGCCGAGTGGTACACCAACTTGCCCGAGGCCGCCCGCGAGCGGCTGCGGCCTCTCGGCCGCCGCCTGGTGGCACTGGTATCGGACTACCTGGGCCGAGGCTCCCAGAGGGGCCGCCTGCTGGAGGAGGCGCGAGAGGTAGCCCTGGAATACGGGCGCGAGCTCAAAGGGGAAGGGGTTCCCCTCAGGGCTGCTCTGGAGGCCTTCGTCTTCTTCCGTCGCGGCCTCACCGACTCGGCAGTGGAGCTGTGCCAGCGCAACAACCTCTCGGCCGAGGAGGCAGTGGAGGTCTGGGACCTCCTCTCCACCCTGGCCGACCAGGTGCTGCTGGCGCTGGCCGATGCCTATTCCCAGGACGGCCAGCAGGGCTAG
- a CDS encoding translation elongation factor-like protein has product MTRETEEEVGRVMDYFARIGVAGVELTAPLRVGDRIRIRGHTTDLEQVVESMQIDRRDVAEAGPGARVGIKVIDRCRPGDRVYRVLA; this is encoded by the coding sequence ATGACAAGGGAGACGGAGGAAGAGGTAGGGAGGGTGATGGACTATTTCGCCCGCATCGGCGTCGCCGGCGTCGAGCTGACGGCCCCCTTGCGCGTGGGCGACCGCATCCGCATTCGCGGCCACACCACCGACCTGGAGCAGGTGGTGGAGAGCATGCAGATAGACCGTCGAGATGTGGCCGAGGCGGGCCCCGGGGCCAGGGTGGGCATCAAGGTCATCGACCGCTGTCGGCCTGGCGACCGCGTCTACCGAGTGCTGGCCTAG
- a CDS encoding ABC1 kinase family protein — MQHWRYLHRALRVALLAARIYLGYKLISLRQRWLGLGEEAAEALRRAHHTASARRIYELAVRLQGPTIKLAQVIGSRPDLVPDEYVQVLSRLQDKVPPRPYAVVRQVLERELGRPEEVFAEFDPEPIAAATWAQVHRARLHDGRQVAVKVQYPDLDGVVAVDMSTLRFLLSVLNRLERGLDFMPIVDELQEFIPLELDFRREAENAETMASIFADWPNVVVPSVFRDYSTRRVLVLEYVEGTKVSDVAAMQRAGVDPQEVAQLLLEVYCHQILVHGFFNADPHPGNFLVQPGPRLVLLDFGLCRRLPPEFHRGYLRLTRAMLTGESEELVQAFADLGFRTQRWDPSLLLAFREAFLAGARPGYAYADGELVAEANARLLRLFRQNPLVSYPREVVLIMRAVGLLSGLGRYLDSRADWIGLTLRYLPSEAA, encoded by the coding sequence ATGCAGCACTGGCGGTACCTCCATCGGGCCCTGCGGGTGGCTCTCCTGGCGGCCCGCATCTACCTGGGCTACAAACTGATCTCCCTTCGGCAGAGGTGGCTGGGGCTGGGAGAGGAGGCGGCCGAAGCGCTGCGCCGCGCCCACCACACCGCCAGCGCCCGACGCATCTACGAGCTGGCCGTACGCCTGCAAGGCCCCACCATCAAGCTGGCACAGGTCATAGGCAGCCGGCCCGACCTGGTACCCGACGAGTACGTGCAGGTGCTGTCGCGACTGCAGGACAAGGTGCCACCGCGGCCCTACGCCGTGGTGCGCCAGGTCCTGGAGCGGGAGCTGGGCCGCCCGGAAGAGGTCTTCGCCGAGTTCGATCCCGAGCCCATCGCCGCCGCCACCTGGGCACAGGTGCACCGCGCTCGCCTGCATGACGGGCGCCAGGTGGCGGTGAAGGTGCAGTACCCCGACCTGGACGGCGTCGTCGCCGTGGACATGTCCACCCTGCGCTTCCTGCTGTCAGTGCTCAACCGCCTGGAGCGAGGCCTGGACTTCATGCCCATCGTCGACGAGCTGCAGGAGTTCATCCCCCTCGAGCTGGACTTCCGGCGGGAAGCCGAGAACGCCGAGACCATGGCCAGCATCTTCGCCGACTGGCCCAACGTCGTGGTGCCGTCCGTGTTCCGGGACTACAGCACCCGCCGCGTTCTGGTGCTGGAGTACGTGGAGGGGACCAAGGTCAGCGATGTAGCCGCCATGCAGCGGGCCGGCGTCGACCCTCAGGAGGTAGCCCAGCTCCTGCTGGAGGTCTACTGCCACCAGATCCTGGTGCATGGTTTCTTCAACGCCGATCCCCACCCGGGCAACTTCCTGGTCCAGCCCGGCCCCAGGCTGGTGCTGCTGGACTTCGGGCTCTGCCGTCGCCTTCCCCCCGAGTTCCACCGCGGCTACCTGCGGCTGACCAGGGCCATGCTGACGGGGGAGAGCGAGGAGCTGGTGCAGGCCTTCGCCGACCTGGGCTTCCGCACCCAGCGCTGGGACCCGTCCCTGCTGCTGGCCTTTCGCGAGGCCTTCCTCGCTGGAGCGCGCCCCGGCTATGCCTACGCCGACGGCGAGCTGGTGGCCGAGGCCAACGCCCGCCTGCTGCGCCTCTTCCGCCAGAACCCGCTGGTGAGCTACCCGCGGGAGGTGGTGCTGATAATGCGAGCGGTGGGACTATTGAGCGGCCTGGGGCGCTACCTGGACTCGCGGGCCGACTGGATCGGCCTCACCCTGCGCTATCTCCCGTCAGAGGCGGCATGA
- the cofH gene encoding 5-amino-6-(D-ribitylamino)uracil--L-tyrosine 4-hydroxyphenyl transferase CofH, producing MRGLWERMLALLDREVARILEKALAGDDIDVDEGTRLLEAQGPELNAIVLVADELRRRRVGDIVTYVINRNINFTNVCIKHCGFCAFSRDHREEEGYFLPVEEVVRRAREAWELGATEVCIQAGLPPKMDGYYYVELTKAIKRELPDIHIHGFSPEEVLYGSIRAGCSIEDYLKALKEAGVGSLPGTSAEILDDEVRRRISPGRISVAQWVEVITTAHRLGIPTTATIMYGHVETARHQAAHIALIRDIQRQTGGFTEFVPLSFVHEEAPMWRKGLVPGVRPGATGAEVVKMYAVSRIMLNNWIPNLQVSWVKEGPKLAQICLNAGCNDFMGTLINESISTAAGAQYGQRMRPREMRRLIRDIGRIPAERTTTYQIRRLFPPDQDDHYDPLDLLEDDKAEERFGSYHALVRRQDYRFRDLRELIQVQAVDRPPRRQG from the coding sequence ATGCGGGGCCTCTGGGAGCGGATGCTGGCCCTGCTGGACCGAGAGGTGGCCCGCATCCTGGAGAAGGCCCTGGCGGGCGATGACATCGACGTGGACGAGGGCACCCGGCTTCTGGAGGCCCAGGGACCGGAGCTGAACGCTATCGTGCTGGTGGCCGACGAGCTGCGCCGGCGACGCGTCGGCGACATCGTCACTTATGTCATCAACCGCAACATCAACTTCACCAACGTCTGCATCAAGCACTGCGGCTTCTGCGCCTTCTCGCGCGACCACCGCGAGGAAGAGGGCTACTTCCTGCCAGTGGAGGAGGTGGTCCGGCGTGCCCGCGAGGCCTGGGAGCTGGGCGCCACCGAGGTGTGCATTCAGGCCGGCCTGCCGCCCAAGATGGACGGCTACTACTACGTGGAGCTGACCAAGGCCATAAAGCGGGAGCTGCCCGATATCCACATCCACGGCTTCTCGCCGGAGGAAGTCCTGTACGGGTCCATCCGCGCTGGCTGCTCCATCGAGGACTACCTGAAGGCCCTCAAAGAGGCAGGGGTGGGCTCCCTGCCCGGCACCTCGGCCGAGATCCTCGACGACGAGGTGCGGCGGCGCATCTCGCCCGGGCGCATCAGCGTGGCCCAGTGGGTGGAGGTCATCACCACCGCCCACCGCCTGGGCATTCCCACTACGGCCACCATCATGTACGGCCACGTGGAGACGGCACGGCACCAGGCGGCCCACATCGCCCTCATTCGCGACATCCAGCGCCAGACGGGCGGCTTCACCGAGTTCGTGCCCCTGTCCTTCGTGCACGAAGAGGCGCCCATGTGGCGCAAGGGGCTGGTGCCCGGCGTGCGCCCGGGCGCCACCGGCGCCGAGGTCGTGAAGATGTACGCCGTCTCCCGCATCATGCTCAACAACTGGATACCCAACCTGCAGGTGTCATGGGTGAAGGAGGGGCCCAAGCTGGCCCAGATCTGCCTCAACGCTGGCTGTAACGACTTCATGGGCACCCTCATCAACGAGTCCATCTCCACGGCGGCGGGCGCCCAGTACGGGCAGCGGATGCGGCCACGGGAGATGCGTCGCCTCATCCGCGACATCGGCCGCATCCCGGCCGAACGGACCACCACCTACCAGATACGCCGCCTCTTCCCGCCCGACCAGGACGATCACTACGACCCGCTGGACCTGCTGGAAGATGACAAGGCAGAGGAGCGGTTCGGCTCCTATCATGCCCTGGTGCGGCGGCAGGACTACCGGTTCCGCGACCTCCGGGAGCTGATCCAGGTGCAGGCGGTGGACAGGCCGCCGCGGCGACAGGGCTGA
- a CDS encoding bifunctional precorrin-2 dehydrogenase/sirohydrochlorin ferrochelatase, producing MGTPYYPVYLDLRGRPVVVIGGGTVALGKVRGLLEAGARVTVISPELHPELAELASRGELHYLPREYQPGDLEGYVLAFVATDDRSVNAQVAREGKERRVWVNAVDDPPNCDFIMPAIVRKGNITIAISTGGGSPAAARKLREELERMLGDEYALMLDVASEVRQELRARGIMPDPEVWNRALDETLLSLLREGRREEAKERLRRSLLSAAEAVHES from the coding sequence ATGGGCACGCCCTACTATCCCGTCTATCTCGACCTGCGCGGCCGTCCGGTGGTGGTCATAGGTGGCGGCACGGTAGCCCTGGGCAAGGTCCGGGGCCTGCTGGAGGCGGGCGCCCGCGTGACCGTCATCAGTCCCGAACTGCACCCCGAGCTGGCCGAGCTGGCCTCTCGGGGCGAGCTCCACTACCTGCCCCGCGAGTACCAGCCGGGCGACCTGGAGGGGTATGTCCTGGCCTTCGTGGCCACCGACGACCGTTCCGTCAACGCCCAGGTGGCCCGAGAAGGCAAAGAGCGGCGGGTCTGGGTCAATGCCGTGGACGACCCTCCCAACTGTGACTTCATCATGCCCGCCATCGTTCGCAAGGGCAACATCACCATCGCCATCTCCACCGGCGGGGGCAGCCCTGCGGCCGCCCGCAAGCTGCGGGAGGAGCTGGAGCGAATGCTGGGCGACGAGTACGCCCTGATGCTGGACGTGGCCAGCGAGGTGCGCCAGGAGCTGCGTGCCCGCGGCATCATGCCCGACCCCGAGGTCTGGAACCGCGCCCTGGACGAGACCCTCCTCTCCCTCCTGCGGGAAGGCCGACGGGAGGAGGCCAAAGAGCGCCTGCGCCGCTCACTGCTATCGGCGGCGGAGGCGGTCCATGAAAGTTAA
- the alr gene encoding alanine racemase, with amino-acid sequence MISELGLWQGRPLWAEIDLDALEHNVRVLKARAQGAQLWAVVKANAYGHGALAVSRAALEAGADGLCVVCLEEAEELRAGGIQAPILVMGPSEPAQARRLVELSVIPTVASRELALALADAAAALGVVQPVHLKVDTGLHRFGLPPREAIALAHYLRQVPTLRLEGLFTHFASAEDGDKTYTLEQYRLFLSVAAELDWVPVRHVSNTATILDTPEMSLEMVRPGVGIYGCYPAGPRSDVELRPVLSLKSRIVRLTWLEPGESVSYGRTWRARRRSLVGLVTCGYADGLPRVLSNRGWMLVRGRRVPVIGRVCMDMCMVDVTEVPDVAVGDEVVIIGRQGEEELRAEEMAALCDTISYEILCGIGPRVPRLFVRGGRVVGRELRRPHLQGELGRTAAARVAEAHE; translated from the coding sequence GTGATCAGCGAGCTAGGGCTCTGGCAGGGCCGTCCCCTCTGGGCAGAGATCGACCTGGATGCCCTGGAGCACAATGTGCGCGTCCTGAAGGCCCGTGCCCAGGGTGCCCAGCTGTGGGCGGTGGTGAAGGCCAACGCTTACGGTCACGGCGCCCTGGCGGTCTCCCGCGCTGCCCTGGAGGCAGGGGCCGATGGCCTGTGCGTGGTCTGCCTGGAGGAGGCGGAGGAGCTGCGGGCTGGCGGCATCCAGGCCCCTATCCTGGTCATGGGGCCCAGCGAGCCTGCACAGGCCCGTCGGCTGGTGGAGCTGAGTGTCATACCCACCGTGGCCAGTCGCGAGCTGGCGCTGGCCCTGGCCGATGCCGCTGCCGCCCTGGGGGTTGTGCAGCCGGTGCACCTGAAAGTAGACACGGGCCTGCACCGCTTCGGCCTGCCGCCCCGCGAGGCCATCGCCCTGGCCCACTATCTGCGCCAGGTGCCCACCCTGAGGCTGGAGGGCCTGTTCACCCACTTCGCCAGCGCTGAGGACGGCGACAAGACCTACACCCTGGAGCAATACAGGCTTTTCCTGTCGGTGGCGGCTGAGCTGGACTGGGTGCCCGTGCGCCACGTCTCTAATACCGCTACCATATTGGACACCCCCGAGATGAGCCTGGAGATGGTGCGCCCGGGAGTGGGGATCTACGGCTGCTATCCCGCCGGCCCCCGCTCGGACGTGGAGTTGCGGCCGGTCCTCTCCCTCAAGTCCCGTATCGTGCGCCTCACCTGGCTGGAGCCAGGGGAGTCGGTGAGCTACGGTCGGACATGGCGGGCTCGCCGGCGCAGTCTCGTGGGGCTGGTCACCTGCGGATACGCCGACGGCCTCCCCCGCGTCCTGTCCAACCGCGGGTGGATGCTGGTCAGGGGGCGTCGCGTGCCCGTCATAGGCCGAGTGTGCATGGACATGTGCATGGTAGACGTGACGGAAGTCCCCGACGTGGCCGTGGGCGACGAGGTGGTCATCATAGGCCGCCAGGGCGAGGAGGAGCTGCGGGCCGAGGAGATGGCTGCCCTCTGCGACACCATCAGCTACGAGATCCTGTGCGGCATCGGTCCCAGGGTGCCGAGGCTCTTCGTGCGCGGGGGCCGGGTGGTGGGAAGGG
- the dinB gene encoding DNA polymerase IV yields the protein MVAMLVLARRPRPILHVDLDCFFAAAEVARRPHLRGQPVVVGGGPRGTERGVVCSATYEARALGVRTAMPLAQARRLCPQAVFLPADIPYYESLSRRFHAILQDYTPDVEPLGLDEAFLDLTGCDGLWGGPEEVAREIRRRVRDELSLTCSVGVASSKVVAKVASDMSKPDGLLAVPMGQEAAFLALLPVAALPGVGRKTEQALAALGVATVGDLARLPRELLVRRFGVRGHVLWLHARGLDPGPVQPLPAAKSMGREATLPYDVSSAAAVKAVLRLHAERIGARLREEGQKARCLTLKLRFSDMASASASLSLATPTYADQVLFEAACRLLPRVWRPPGRPVRLVGLSASQLVSASQLLLPLAVDGARDPVWRWESLSRWTDWLRQRHGDGVLQTGHTRFAPILARLQVR from the coding sequence GTGGTGGCGATGCTGGTGCTCGCCCGTCGGCCGAGGCCCATCCTGCACGTCGATCTGGACTGCTTCTTTGCCGCTGCCGAGGTGGCCCGTCGCCCCCACCTGCGGGGGCAGCCGGTGGTGGTGGGTGGCGGGCCGAGGGGCACCGAGCGCGGCGTCGTGTGTAGCGCTACCTACGAGGCCCGCGCCCTGGGTGTGCGCACGGCCATGCCTTTGGCCCAAGCCCGACGCCTCTGCCCCCAGGCGGTCTTCCTGCCGGCCGATATCCCCTATTACGAGTCCCTCTCCCGGCGCTTCCACGCCATCCTCCAGGACTACACCCCCGACGTGGAGCCTCTGGGACTGGACGAGGCCTTCCTGGACCTCACCGGCTGCGACGGCCTCTGGGGAGGGCCGGAGGAGGTGGCGAGGGAGATACGCAGACGGGTGCGCGACGAGCTGTCGCTGACCTGCTCGGTGGGGGTAGCCTCCTCCAAGGTGGTGGCCAAGGTGGCGTCGGACATGTCCAAGCCCGACGGCCTGCTGGCGGTGCCCATGGGCCAGGAGGCGGCCTTCCTCGCGCTCCTGCCCGTGGCCGCGCTGCCCGGCGTGGGCAGAAAGACGGAGCAGGCCCTGGCCGCCCTGGGCGTCGCCACGGTGGGCGACCTGGCCCGGCTCCCTCGCGAGCTGCTGGTGCGTCGCTTCGGCGTCCGCGGGCACGTCCTGTGGCTGCACGCCCGCGGCCTGGACCCCGGGCCGGTGCAGCCCCTGCCAGCAGCCAAGTCCATGGGGCGAGAGGCCACCCTGCCCTACGACGTCTCCTCGGCCGCAGCGGTCAAGGCGGTGCTGCGCCTGCACGCCGAACGCATCGGCGCCCGCTTGCGGGAGGAGGGGCAGAAGGCCCGCTGCCTCACCCTGAAGCTGCGCTTCTCCGACATGGCCTCGGCCTCCGCCTCCCTCTCCCTGGCCACACCCACCTACGCGGACCAGGTCCTGTTCGAGGCCGCCTGTCGCCTGCTGCCCCGCGTGTGGCGACCGCCTGGCCGACCCGTTCGACTGGTAGGCCTCAGCGCCTCGCAACTGGTCTCCGCCTCGCAATTGCTGCTCCCCCTGGCCGTGGACGGCGCTCGCGACCCCGTATGGAGGTGGGAGAGCCTGTCCCGCTGGACCGACTGGCTGCGTCAGCGCCACGGCGATGGGGTCCTGCAGACGGGACATACGCGCTTCGCGCCCATCCTGGCCCGCCTGCAAGTCCGCTGA
- the cofG gene encoding 7,8-didemethyl-8-hydroxy-5-deazariboflavin synthase CofG, producing the protein MTAEGPDLDALLEAASALRDRYKGRAVTYSRKVFIPLTNLCRDVCAYCTFVKQPGEAGAHTMTPDEVVAVARAGQLLGCKEALFSLGDKPELKYPTYRRWLQEHGYRTTLEYLRDMCQLVLRRTGLLPHANPGLMTEDDIAMLRPCNASMGIMLENVSTRLLRPGMPHHRCPDKVPARRLETVEAAGRQRVAFTTGILIGIGETPEERVDSLFAIRQLHERHGHIQEVIVQNFRAKPDIPMWEHPEPGLEDMLRTIAVARLVLQDINLQAPPNLAPREYRWYLRAGINDWGGISPLTQDFINPEAPWPKLRELRDVCRQEGFELRERLPIYPEYVRRPEFVPDGLRQRVESLVDEVGLVRPDREGPY; encoded by the coding sequence ATGACTGCCGAGGGGCCCGACCTGGACGCCCTCCTGGAGGCCGCCTCGGCCCTGCGCGACCGCTACAAGGGGCGGGCCGTCACCTACTCGCGCAAGGTCTTCATACCCCTCACCAACCTCTGCCGCGACGTCTGCGCCTACTGCACCTTCGTCAAGCAGCCGGGGGAGGCAGGCGCCCACACCATGACCCCCGACGAGGTGGTGGCTGTGGCCAGGGCTGGCCAGCTCCTGGGCTGCAAGGAGGCCCTCTTCTCCCTGGGAGACAAGCCCGAGCTCAAGTACCCCACCTACCGCCGCTGGCTACAGGAGCACGGCTACCGCACGACGCTGGAATACCTGCGGGACATGTGCCAGCTGGTCCTGCGACGCACGGGCCTCCTGCCCCACGCCAACCCGGGCCTCATGACCGAGGACGACATCGCCATGCTGCGGCCCTGCAACGCCTCCATGGGCATCATGCTGGAGAACGTGTCGACGCGGCTGCTGCGCCCCGGCATGCCCCATCACCGCTGCCCCGACAAGGTGCCCGCCCGCCGCCTGGAGACCGTCGAGGCGGCCGGGAGGCAGCGGGTGGCCTTCACCACCGGCATCCTCATCGGCATCGGCGAGACGCCCGAGGAGCGAGTGGACTCCCTCTTCGCCATCCGCCAGCTACACGAGCGTCATGGCCACATCCAGGAGGTCATCGTCCAGAACTTCCGCGCCAAGCCTGACATCCCCATGTGGGAGCATCCCGAGCCAGGCCTGGAGGACATGCTGCGGACCATCGCCGTGGCGCGCCTGGTGCTGCAGGACATAAACCTGCAGGCTCCTCCCAACCTGGCGCCGCGGGAGTACCGCTGGTACCTGCGAGCGGGCATCAACGACTGGGGCGGCATCTCGCCCCTGACACAGGACTTCATCAACCCCGAGGCGCCCTGGCCCAAGCTGCGGGAGCTGCGAGACGTGTGCCGTCAGGAGGGGTTCGAGCTGAGGGAGCGACTGCCCATCTACCCCGAGTATGTGCGGCGGCCCGAGTTCGTGCCCGACGGGCTGCGGCAGCGAGTGGAATCGCTGGTGGACGAGGTCGGCCTGGTGCGGCCCGACAGGGAAGGCCCATACTGA